One candidate division Zixibacteria bacterium HGW-Zixibacteria-1 DNA window includes the following coding sequences:
- a CDS encoding tRNA (N(6)-L-threonylcarbamoyladenosine(37)-C(2))-methylthiotransferase MtaB, translating to MKKVALETIGCRLNQYETERIAGQLLEYGFERVEFSDPADLYIINTCTVTGRADASCRNIISRAARRSEKPPVVVVGCYVDADPEKVARLNGVDLIVNNSEKEKILDILRHKFPALFDSAERTSYPKVIAEFHQHNRAWIKIGDGCNQRCAYCIIPLVRGELTNRPAEEIIDEINLLYEHGYHEVVLTGVHIGQYRHGEIASPGRLVRHILEKTTIPRIRLSSIEPQEVNDDLIAAMSDGGRRVCRHLHIPLQSGSDRILKMMNRPYDSARYLDIVGYARSRIENIVVGADIIVGFPGETDEDFQRSVETADSGLLDYLHVFSYSDRPNTPASEMPDKINPEVIKERNAVLRDISKKHYTAALKREVGRRAYVISEHRARRGNHYWGITDNYLKVAIPEGLGGGKEILEMAIVGINQSHLVAKMRD from the coding sequence ATGAAAAAAGTCGCTTTGGAAACAATCGGCTGCCGTCTCAACCAGTATGAGACCGAGAGGATCGCGGGACAACTGCTTGAATATGGGTTCGAGCGGGTTGAGTTCAGCGACCCGGCCGACCTTTATATAATAAACACCTGCACCGTGACGGGGCGGGCCGATGCTTCATGCCGCAATATCATTTCCCGGGCCGCCCGGCGGAGCGAAAAGCCGCCGGTGGTGGTGGTCGGCTGTTATGTTGATGCCGATCCGGAAAAAGTCGCCCGGCTCAATGGGGTTGACCTGATTGTCAACAATAGCGAGAAAGAAAAGATTCTTGATATTTTGCGGCATAAATTCCCCGCATTGTTTGATTCGGCGGAGCGGACTTCGTATCCGAAGGTGATAGCGGAGTTTCATCAGCATAACCGGGCCTGGATAAAGATCGGCGACGGCTGCAACCAGCGCTGCGCCTATTGTATTATTCCGCTGGTGCGCGGGGAATTGACGAATCGTCCCGCTGAGGAAATAATTGACGAGATCAACCTGTTATATGAGCATGGTTATCATGAAGTCGTGCTGACCGGCGTTCATATCGGGCAATATAGGCACGGAGAGATCGCCTCGCCGGGTAGGCTGGTGCGCCATATTCTGGAGAAGACAACCATTCCGCGAATCCGGTTGTCGTCGATTGAGCCACAGGAAGTCAACGACGATCTGATTGCGGCGATGTCTGACGGCGGGCGACGAGTCTGCCGGCATTTGCATATTCCGCTTCAGTCCGGATCGGACAGGATTCTAAAAATGATGAACCGGCCGTATGATTCGGCCAGATATCTCGATATTGTCGGCTATGCCAGGAGCAGAATCGAAAATATCGTGGTCGGGGCGGATATCATTGTCGGATTTCCGGGCGAGACCGATGAAGATTTTCAGCGGTCGGTGGAAACGGCCGACTCGGGTTTGCTGGATTACCTGCATGTGTTCTCATATTCGGATCGTCCGAACACGCCGGCTTCGGAAATGCCGGACAAGATCAACCCGGAAGTGATCAAAGAACGCAATGCGGTTTTGCGGGATATTTCCAAAAAGCATTATACGGCGGCGCTGAAAAGGGAGGTGGGCCGGAGGGCTTATGTTATCTCGGAACATCGCGCCCGCCGCGGCAATCATTACTGGGGCATCACCGACAATTATCTCAAAGTGGCCATCCCGGAAGGTCTCGGCGGCGGGAAAGAGATATTGGAGATGGCGATTGTCGGAATCAATCAAAGTCATCTTGTCGCCAAAATGCGCGACTGA
- a CDS encoding cytidylate kinase, which produces MSRPYKLSALEGKIIAIDGPAGSGKSTTAKMLAARLGFIYLDTGAMYRAVTLFALENGVSPEDARALEAIASRVTIEFKTEADVNQVFLNGLDVTEAIRSPEVTSAVSPVSAHAGVREAMVARQREMARKGGVVAEGRDTTSVVFPDADIKVYLEASLQERARRRLIDFSRQGINSTLEEQMELLARRDDYDSGRSNSPLTRTRDSVLVDTTNLNIEEQVDKIIKLIQARFIKK; this is translated from the coding sequence ATGTCAAGACCTTACAAATTATCGGCGCTCGAGGGAAAGATAATAGCCATCGACGGTCCGGCCGGATCGGGCAAATCGACGACGGCCAAAATGCTTGCGGCGAGGCTGGGATTTATTTATCTCGACACCGGGGCGATGTATCGCGCGGTGACCCTTTTTGCCCTGGAAAACGGGGTTTCGCCGGAAGATGCCCGCGCTCTTGAAGCCATTGCATCGAGAGTGACGATTGAATTCAAGACCGAGGCGGACGTCAATCAAGTGTTTCTTAACGGACTGGATGTGACGGAGGCTATCCGTTCGCCCGAAGTTACCTCTGCCGTATCGCCGGTCTCGGCGCACGCCGGGGTCAGGGAGGCCATGGTGGCGCGACAAAGAGAAATGGCCAGAAAGGGCGGGGTGGTAGCCGAAGGGCGCGACACGACCTCGGTCGTTTTTCCGGATGCCGATATCAAGGTCTATCTCGAAGCTTCCCTGCAGGAACGGGCCCGCCGCCGGCTGATTGATTTTTCGCGGCAGGGAATCAACTCGACACTTGAAGAGCAAATGGAGCTTTTAGCGCGCCGCGATGATTATGACAGCGGCCGGTCCAATTCCCCTCTGACACGCACCCGCGATTCGGTTCTTGTCGATACGACTAATTTGAATATAGAAGAACAGGTTGATAAAATCATTAAGCTGATCCAGGCGCGTTTTATCAAAAAATGA
- a CDS encoding 30S ribosomal protein S1, translating to MAEAKKQIEKKSTKTGGDKTPKLTKRKASSAKKTKSKKVKLVKASEVEEVKVSTEEESSQEKIVTARTTRLAEKAVARKEREDTFVDNIRVVEAMKLTEIDSREYSEDEYTQLLEMYDSTIKDIKEGEIVSGTVLGVSKDDVIVDVGFKSEGIIPLHEFPEPINIAVGDRIDVFLEQIEDSNGQLILSKQKADFMMVWDRIRDIHDAGDLVNGRIVRRIKGGVVVDIMGVDAFLPGSQIALRQVPDFDALIGSMMELKIIKLNKSRRNIVVSRRVVLEEERESKRDALLSEIQVQQTREGIVKNITDFGVFIDLDGVDGLLHITDMSWGRIKHPSELVSLGDKIQVKILDFDEKTSRISLGLKQLTPYPWENIEEKYPIGKKVTGKVVSITDYGAFVELEKGVEGLIHISEMSWTQHIKHPSKIMNVGDKIDAVVLSVDRENEKISLGIKQMEPDPWETIEEKYPVSKVVSGKVRNLTAFGAFIELEEGIDGLIHISDMSWTKRIQHPSELMKKGDKIEIKILRIDHENRRISLGYKQLKNDPWPDIAKKYAVGTDCLGAITRVLDRGVTVELDGEVEGFVPTHQLGKPELENPADAFNEGEQIPLQVIELDRPAHKIVLSVAAYYKKREKTELDQFVANHPTRTVTLGDVISENSSEVMTASEPEGETAPAGTEPEGNPEPAAEQPPAEDEPKE from the coding sequence ATGGCAGAAGCCAAAAAACAGATTGAGAAAAAATCCACAAAGACTGGAGGTGATAAGACTCCAAAGCTTACCAAGCGAAAAGCTTCCAGCGCCAAGAAGACCAAGTCCAAAAAGGTAAAATTGGTCAAGGCGAGTGAGGTTGAAGAAGTCAAGGTATCGACTGAAGAAGAATCATCGCAGGAAAAAATCGTCACGGCGCGCACGACGCGTCTGGCCGAAAAAGCGGTAGCCCGCAAAGAACGAGAAGATACGTTCGTCGATAATATCAGGGTTGTCGAGGCCATGAAACTGACCGAAATCGACAGCCGTGAATATTCCGAAGACGAGTACACCCAGCTCCTTGAGATGTATGACAGTACTATCAAGGATATCAAAGAGGGTGAAATAGTCAGCGGCACGGTTCTTGGGGTATCCAAGGACGATGTTATTGTCGATGTCGGATTCAAATCGGAAGGTATTATCCCGCTTCACGAATTTCCCGAACCGATTAACATTGCGGTCGGCGACAGGATCGATGTATTCCTGGAGCAGATCGAGGACTCGAACGGCCAGTTGATTTTATCAAAACAGAAGGCCGATTTCATGATGGTTTGGGACAGGATCCGTGATATTCATGATGCCGGTGATCTGGTCAACGGCCGGATTGTCCGCCGCATCAAGGGTGGCGTGGTGGTCGATATCATGGGTGTCGACGCATTCCTTCCCGGTTCCCAGATTGCATTGCGGCAGGTGCCGGATTTCGATGCATTGATCGGTTCGATGATGGAACTGAAGATTATCAAGCTCAACAAGAGCCGTCGCAATATTGTCGTGTCGCGCCGGGTGGTTCTCGAAGAAGAAAGAGAATCGAAGCGTGACGCGCTTCTCAGCGAAATTCAGGTTCAACAGACGCGTGAGGGTATTGTCAAGAACATCACCGATTTTGGTGTTTTCATCGATCTCGATGGTGTTGACGGTCTGCTTCACATCACCGATATGTCCTGGGGCCGGATCAAGCATCCGAGCGAACTGGTCAGCCTGGGCGATAAGATTCAGGTGAAGATCCTTGATTTTGACGAGAAGACCTCACGAATTTCTCTTGGCTTGAAACAGCTTACTCCCTATCCGTGGGAGAATATCGAAGAGAAATATCCGATCGGCAAGAAGGTTACCGGAAAAGTGGTTTCAATCACGGATTACGGTGCCTTTGTCGAGCTGGAGAAGGGTGTCGAGGGATTGATTCACATTTCCGAGATGTCCTGGACCCAACATATCAAGCACCCGTCGAAGATAATGAATGTCGGCGACAAGATTGACGCGGTGGTGCTTTCGGTCGATCGTGAGAATGAGAAAATCTCGCTTGGAATTAAGCAGATGGAGCCCGATCCATGGGAGACCATCGAAGAGAAATACCCGGTGAGCAAAGTTGTCTCGGGCAAGGTCCGCAATCTGACCGCTTTCGGCGCCTTTATCGAACTCGAAGAAGGCATTGACGGTTTGATTCATATCTCCGATATGTCATGGACCAAGCGCATTCAGCACCCATCGGAGCTGATGAAAAAGGGCGACAAGATCGAAATCAAGATTTTGAGAATCGATCATGAGAATCGTCGCATTTCTCTCGGTTACAAGCAGCTCAAGAATGATCCATGGCCCGATATTGCCAAGAAGTATGCGGTTGGAACCGACTGCCTCGGCGCCATCACGCGTGTGCTTGACCGCGGCGTAACGGTTGAGCTCGACGGTGAGGTCGAGGGTTTTGTCCCGACGCATCAGCTCGGCAAACCGGAACTGGAGAATCCGGCCGACGCCTTCAACGAAGGGGAGCAGATCCCGTTGCAGGTGATCGAACTGGATCGTCCGGCGCACAAGATCGTGCTTTCGGTCGCCGCTTATTATAAGAAGCGCGAAAAGACCGAACTGGATCAGTTCGTTGCGAATCATCCCACACGGACGGTCACATTAGGTGATGTCATCAGTGAAAATTCCTCGGAAGTGATGACGGCATCGGAACCGGAAGGCGAAACCGCGCCGGCCGGGACCGAACCTGAGGGGAATCCTGAACCGGCTGCCGAACAGCCGCCGGCGGAAGATGAGCCCAAGGAGTGA
- a CDS encoding 1-acyl-sn-glycerol-3-phosphate acyltransferase has translation MTFFYWFCWRLARSIAQIIFRRKVRGLENIPREGPFILASNHISLADPPMLSTSIKRPIHFMAKKELFNIFILGTVIRNLNSHPIHRGFDRRALELAVEILKKGDGLLIFLEGTRSRTNGFLPAKPGVGLVALKTGAPIIPAYISGSNRLLACFLGRERLSVVIGKPLDSSESKDYPDTKDGYRMLAEAVMGRISDLKKDSQKHDRSA, from the coding sequence ATGACTTTTTTTTACTGGTTTTGCTGGCGGTTGGCGCGTTCGATCGCCCAGATTATATTCAGGAGAAAAGTAAGGGGCCTTGAAAACATCCCCCGCGAGGGCCCTTTTATTCTTGCCAGTAATCATATCTCTCTGGCCGACCCGCCCATGTTGTCCACTTCCATCAAACGTCCCATTCATTTTATGGCCAAGAAGGAGTTATTCAATATTTTCATTCTTGGCACGGTGATACGAAATCTAAACTCGCATCCGATTCACCGGGGTTTTGACCGCCGGGCCCTGGAGCTGGCGGTGGAGATTTTGAAAAAAGGTGACGGGCTGCTGATTTTCCTTGAAGGAACCCGCTCGAGGACGAATGGTTTTCTTCCGGCCAAGCCGGGTGTCGGCCTGGTTGCCCTCAAGACCGGGGCCCCGATTATACCGGCTTATATTTCGGGATCAAACAGGCTGTTAGCCTGTTTTCTGGGCCGGGAGAGGCTTTCGGTGGTAATCGGGAAACCTTTGGACAGCAGTGAATCTAAAGACTATCCGGACACCAAGGATGGTTATCGGATGCTGGCCGAGGCGGTAATGGGACGTATTAGCGACCTGAAAAAAGATTCTCAAAAACATGACCGAAGTGCTTGA